One Hippoglossus hippoglossus isolate fHipHip1 chromosome 5, fHipHip1.pri, whole genome shotgun sequence genomic window carries:
- the nudt3b gene encoding diphosphoinositol polyphosphate phosphohydrolase 1 encodes MMKLKSNQTRTYDGDGYKKRAACLCFRSESEEEVLLVSSSRHPDKWIVPGGGMEPEEEPNIAAAREVCEEAGVKGTLGRLVGVFENQERKHRTYVYVLVVTEVLEDWEDSVNIGRKREWFKIDEAMRVLLCHKPVQATYFEALQESCLTSNGTPLVTTIGGDLSPTYSINQSSVSGIR; translated from the exons ATGATGAAGCTCAAGTCGAACCAGACCCGGACGTACGACGGGGACGGCTACAAGAAGCGGGCCGCCTGTCTGTGCTTCAGGAgcgagagcgaggaggag GTGCTGCTGGTGAGCAGTAGTCGACATCCAGACAAGTGGATAGTTCCCGGAGGGGGGATGGAGCCGGAGGAAGAGCCTAACATTGCAGCAGCTCGAGAAGTGTGTGAAGAG GCCGGTGTGAAGGGGACTTTAGGTCGCTTAGTTGGAGTATTTGAG AACcaagagaggaaacacagaaccTACGTCTACGTTCTTGTCGTAACGGAGGTGCTGGAGGACTGGGAGGACTCTGTCAACATTG GGAGAAAAAGGGAATGGTTTAAAATAGACGAAGCCATGCGAGTGTTGCTGTGTCACAAGCCCGTGCAGGCCACCTACTTTGAGGCGCTCCAGGAGAGCTGCCTCACCAGTAACGGAACACCTTTGGTGACCACGATAGGTGGGGACCTCTCCCCTACCTACAGCATCAATCAGAGCTCCGTCTCTGGCATCAGATAA